In the genome of Arachis stenosperma cultivar V10309 chromosome 6, arast.V10309.gnm1.PFL2, whole genome shotgun sequence, the window tgccaatggagaacttgaaatagctttgataaatgatgaagaattgagtaaacagattgagaaaattaaggatcaacaaaaaagatctaaaattggatggatccatattagtactatacaagtcttaatcaaatctacatatatgaaaggaattaattcaccaataagcttagcaatctgtgacaaaagaattactgatgacccaatagatcaaataattggaattgttcatggaaacttggcaaacgtaaatgttaaattcaatgcccatcttggatatgctatacctttgtcaactgaaaatcttggaagatctataagtttggcttataaatttcatagaaagaatctaatggaacaagacgatgaacctttttcaattacatatgcaataaattatgctttaacaaatagccatcatagtataatatttaaaaacagagaaagaatttatgttgatgaattatttcagaaaattgtaaaaacagaaataccaaaatataaagctattgaaaacccagttctattattaaaagaaccatcagaaaaattagtttcatcgaattttcaaataagaaaatctaaaattaatagccctttaagtttatccaagttaaaaattaaagaagaaaattctgaaataaaagaattaacaaaaaaggttgaaaaattaaatgaaaccctaaacattaaattatgacaataaataaaaaaaatatatgtaacttatcaagacaagaaacaagagctctttgaaagagaaaatcggttgaattatttacagtttttcgaaataaatcaaagagcatttgaaactctaaaaataatctatgacaaattaaaaagagaagttgaagagttagaaaaattaatagaatctttagaaaatagtgatgaatcgatgatagaatttgcagaaattctaagataaataatgaagtatacaaagattgaaagaccagaaaacaaaataaaaagaaaaaggacgaaaaaattaaaaagtaaaataaaagagtataaaagggaattaaataatcttcagttcgaaattaatgaccttataataaaaaggatagaaataaaaacaaatataaacaagttggagctaaacttaaaaagtatataaatgCCTGAAATACCATATTATGacataaaagaattaaagctgttgaaagaaaaaatggaggatgaagttgaaaaattaaaaagatatttagagacaacagaaagtgtagaaataaaagaagtttttgaggatttgaaaaattatattaaagaaaaagacaaacaaataaaagattttatatacaataatccatgcaaaaaagaatattataaactaaaacaagattgaaaaactataaaaatgaaatcagaattagtaatagtaatattaaaattggtatcagagccaagttaacggttaagggtaacactttctctttaagcaacacttttaaTGACACGCTTTTTCAACCACAAAAAGACAAAAATCTGTACAGGCACATCTGTACACTAGATGACCCCaaaatatattctaaaaaatataagttaacaataaaaacacaaattatataaaaaaataaaagatctaagagaaaaaaataattaaattatctaaaataatagacaaaaaattattagttctaactaatattaattgaaacgatattaaattttttaaatcaatataaaataattttttctaaaatttcaattttacaaagttttatttaaaaaactaaaaaatgaaataagagTTGCTACTTGCTAGACtaaaaatgaaataattaataataaaaattaatagatTAAAATATagatctttaaaaataaaaaatattatttaaaaattataaaaattataaataaaaatttaattcttaaaaaGTTACtaaatttacaaaataaaaaatatcaaaatatgatgaaatgaaagtaaaaaaaaaatattatgaaattaaaaaaataataaaaacataaaataattctttaataaatttttttgttaaaatttaaaatttaaataaattacaaaattaatataaaactaaagtaataatctaaaaatataataatattttttaataaaaataatatttttaatctatatttacgtattaaaaatttaatatatgataatttatttaatcGATGACTTTAAATGTtcttatttaaattttcagTCTCCAGCTCATTATTTTCAGCTAGTGAACGTTGATAGTAGTTAGACGCCAAGCACTAGAATAAGTAGGGGTGAGCACGGGTAGCGGGTACCTGATTATTCATCTGAATTCGAACCAAACTAATTAAATTGGTTCTGAAACTAACGGGTAATCGGGTCCAATTCGAATCAAACCGATGACCTTTGTTAGTGATTGGTTCGGGTATCAGTTCTGGGGGTGCGGAACCCGAACCAACTTGCGAACCcgatcatatattaattaaataaaaaaataaaaaatatatatatgactTTTCCATTAGACAATGATTATTCACTATTAATATGTTTAGATTTTAATGAGTttagtttttaatgtatttggTATTTAACATGTTTGGATTATTTCTATTGATGTTACatgtttattgtatttattgaatttttaagataaaaattcagtttttttttatgaattttaaagTTATCGGGTATCCAATTATCCGAACCGAACCAATCCGTTCTtaatcggtttggtttggttcagatacatatacaaaaaaacacaaattcaaatcaaaccaaatcaattacattttgattgattcgATTCTAATTTTACCATAAATTTAAACCAAACTGATCCATACTCACCctaagaataaaagaaaaatactttttaattttttttttgtttacttttGATAGataactagaaaaataaaaaaggagaaagaaagaaGCATTCAAATAAAATACGTTATACTCTTCCCCCTCTACAAACCTAGATTGAAATATTGAATTAAAGCACAACAAATTGGGCGACACAACTTGCTTATACCCTAGTTTTTTCTCGATCCCTCTGTGGCTCCCTCCATCATAGGATTCTAATTTTGAAATCCTATCCCATACGccatataaaacaaaaataaaaggcTTCCAAACGGACTCGGacctttttaataaattataatttaaatggcataatttttatatatttatttaaaattataattttttaaactttttataaaaaattaatattattaaaaaaaaacaaaaataattcaaatagttTTAAGTTTCTCACTTTTATATTAAGTTTGGAATTaactcttatttttatatttatttaattatttttaattttaaatattaatattttagatttaaattttaataaatttttacaaaattaaagttttattaattttttttagatttagaTCCTTTCTGTTACAAAAAAAACCTCATTTTCATTATCAGcaagattttattattttaatattgaaattaattataataaaattaatttttttatctatatagttatttattttacaataataTCTTTGACTTggacttcaataaatttttacaaattaaaatctcatttttattattatttattgttcTCATTATCAActaaattttatcattttaatgttaaaattagttataataaaattaatttttaacctatataattatttattttacaattttaattttaaaattttttaaagtattttataatatccgtataaaattatttatttattataataataaatttaaaaataattatatttataatttttattttaatataaatattgttATATAATttctatattaaaattttttactctAAAAAATTTCTTCAAGCTCCACCATTGTTTTCAAATGATAGCTATTTTTTTGATATTGTAAAGTGAATAGTGTAATACGAGATTATTATGCAAATTTGGTATACTGTGTCGATATGAGTTGAATCGGTATCAGAACAAATCGTCACTTATGAATTTTAATAAGAGACAacaaaatattacaaaatttgACTAACGATTTGAGAAAGGAGAAGTAGTTCCTTCCATCAAAATAAGAATATCGATTTCATCAAAAACTTCAACATTCGTGATTTAACGATTTTCAACTCCCCTCTCTCTTTCATTTAATGTGATATGACTCTCTCATTAAATTGGTATTActaaaattttcaataattcttGACGGTTGATCACTAATCGGACagttcttaatttatttttcacattCTCTTTTCCGTAAAATCGTTAATCGCTATTTCATTTAAATCGTATATAACGATTTCAATATAAATAGTTATTAGTATTATATCTATCCATAACACATTTAAACCTTTATTTTCTCATATTACATGTATTTAAtgatcatattaaaaataatagagTAAAAGACAAATAGGTTCCTGACCTTTTAAAACGATGACATTTTCGTCCCTCAAGATTGAAAAATACATTTCGATCCCTCACGTTTTAAAACGCGTGACAATTAGATCCCTCCGTCGAATTGGGCTTCAAAACGGCAACGGAACATGCTGACTTGGAAGGGTAGAGTGTTAGGTGTCCGTTTTAGTTACTGATGTGGATGAAGAACAAATTTTTAATGGACAAATTAGTCCTTAATGCCTAACATCTTGCCTTTGCCATGCGAGTTTCTGCTCAAAGACCCTCCTACTCTcctcattttgattattctgaaACTTGTTCATAGTTTGCTCCTATTGATTCAAAACCTCCATTTCACTATACAAATTCGTAATGTTACTAACATACCTATCCATCTTCCTCACCATACCTTTCATATGCTTAACCAAGAACCCTAATTCATTGACATCTATGACTCCACTCACAATATCACCATACACATGCTCAAATCCCTGCAATGCAGAAACAGAACACTTCTTCCCTAACCATATTTATGTAAGACTATATATATAAACTCTAGCACTAAAATGAAAGTCTAAATTTGAGAGTTTTAAACTAATTCTAATCCTAACACATGCAGTAATACCTGCAAGGCTTTTTCGAGAGAAGCAGCAACCTTATACGTGTATGTATCACCTGTGTAATACCATAAAAAATTGCATTCCAAGAATTAAGTCACTATTTTTTGGGAGCATAAATGTTAGAGATCATTCAATATATCAAAAGCATCATCCAGATGCTTGAAATTGACCTTAAAATATACACACAAACACACGAAACTGGGACCACTAAATACACAAATTGTTAATTTGTCATCATCTTCTTGGTCTGGTTGAAGTGGTATATCCGAACAGGGCACATACATATAAGGCAACCAACTGAGAAGAAGCCGACATCAAGCTAACCAACATCCTTTTCTAGAGCTTGGTCGAACAAGAACCTTGAAGTAGCCATGTCACCAGCCTTTGCATAGCCATCAATCATGATCGTAAAAAAAGCAACACTCTTTTTCGGCATAGCATCAAGCACTACATTGCCCAAATCCCCCCACCTTAACAAAATCCCATATCATCGCATTCCATGATGCAACATTCCTCtgaggcatttcatcaaacagcCTCTTGGCCTCCACTATATCCCTAACCTTCACATAGCCAACCACCATAGTCGTCTATGAAACTACATTCTTCTCAGACATTCCATCAAACACCTTGCGAGCGTCACCAATCTTTCCACATTTTTCATACATATCAACCAAACATGTTCCAACAAACATATCACTTTCAACCTCCACACCTCAATGCCGAGCCATGGAGCAATTTTTCTTCGCAGGATCTGCACATGCTTGAACAGGCCTTAATCACAAAAGAGTAAGTGTACCTATCGGGAAGAGACCCATGTGCCTTCATGCGAATAAAAGTAGAGAGGGTGTCGAAAAAGTAACTTCCTTTGATGTGGGCTCTGATGAGGGAGTTCTAGAGAAAAGGGGAAGGGCCAAGGACACGGTCGAAGACGGACGTGTAATATGAAGCAGTGGCGGCAAATGAGgcagaaagaaaaatgaagCGGGAGATGATGAGGTGATCTTACTCTAAACCTCGTTGGATGATGGAGGCGTGGACTTGGTAGAGGTGATGAATGGTCTTGCAGGCCTTAAGAAGGGTGATAATGGCGGCAGTTGAACGCGGCGGAGAAGAAGAGTGTCTAAATATTGAATTCATCGGAAGAATGGCGTTGTTTTGGCCTTAAGGGAAGAATTTGTTCACTAATAATTTGTCCCAATCCACTTAAACAAGTGTAACAGACACGTCATTCGCTACCCTTTCATGTCAACTGGCTCCGTTGCCCTTTTTTGCTCAAAATGGACGGAGGGGTATAATTGTCTGCTATTTTAAAACGTGAGAAATCGAAATGTATTTTCCAATTTTGAGGGACGAAAATGTCATCGTTTTAAAAGGTTAGGGACCTATTTGTCTTTTACTCAAAATAAAAAGCGCCAGAAGGCCACATCCACCATATTTGATAGGAAATAAACTAAACCGGAACCAATAATCTAACATAGATTGcagtgaatttagtgatacacGGATTCACGTCCTTGTTAAGAGGGGTATGTGATTACAGAAAAAGCAAACAAGAAAGAAGCAATGGCGAGAATTTGAGACTCATAAAAAGGGTATATGCTTTatgctttctctcttttttttttaactatataTTTAATCcgaactttttctttttttagttaGTAAAAAATGCTCTTCAACGATTCAGAAGTATTATACGAGTCTTCAACGTTACAAGCTTTAAGCAAATTGTGCTTACTCTCGtacatattacaagcatgccgaGATAAAGAGAGACTAATAATATGTGTgtgtctctttctttttttcaattattctatattattacAATGCGTGTCCTATGTATTCTATGcatcatttttatttgtatgtGAATGTGCACCTTAAATAAATTGGATCAAGATtctcaataattaaaaaaattggtaaAATGATAATCaatcttaaattaaaatattaagacatattttattgaaattataACTTTATTGataattaactttttattttattattttatcaaattcttAATTTTAGAGGATATAAATTCAAACAAATTAGTTCCTAAGACTAATAAACCAACAGTGAAAGTCGAACATAGCTAATTTGGTGATCTGTTAGTTAATGTAATGTAAAATGGCACCAGGCTCGCTGGAGAGGAAGATTAGCCGGTCGAGGAGGATGCAATAGCTTGGTAATTCGTTTTGCAGCGGTTTGAAAGCGCCGCTATTCCCCTTGTAGTGTTGAAGGCGCTGGTTGAGTGAAGCAAGTAGACTCTTAGTTATATTGCTCAAAATTGGAAGTGTTTTTTAGAGATACTTTCATGATGGTCTTCTGGTCAAATTCAATTTGCTACAATGTCAATACATTCTCAATGAAGAGTGTCCATGGTCTTCATTGCTTGTCTTATGCCCACAACTTCTCCAACTATGGCTATCATTTGTACCTAATTTGTTATTAActacttaattttattttcgttttttatttttagtatttttatttttaaatttttatgaaataatatatttttttctatttttactttctgtattttaatttttataaaattataaaaataaaaatatttaaaataaaaatataaaccaAACATACTTTGAGTGCAtgtagtatatatatatatatatatatatatatatatatatatatatatatatatatatatatatatatatataacttatgTTAATATATAAGTAGATATTAAAACTTTATTTTGATGGCGGCACATAAAAATTTGTTTAGAGTGTCCAAACATCGAAATTAAATCCCAAACATTTTAATCTAAATTATTCCTTAACAGTATCAAACtcgcaaaaaagaaaagaaaaatcagtgttttaaaatggttttaaatttagtttgggtaaatagtttaattatttttttaaataatttaaataataatatttatattaaaaatagtttataaataaattaatttatatttaattttttaattttaaaaatatttattctaaaaaatgtaataaaaaatttgttattaatttttttataaatatttaaataatttttaaaaaatgataatttaattttaaaaattacactaaatattattattatttttttataaattaaaaacttaaaaaaataactttttaagCTTTTCAAAGAGAGTGTTAATTTGGTGTCCAATAGAAAAAGGTCTTAATTTGTAATTTAAAAGTCCTTTGGTCTTTGGATGCaaacaaaagagaagaaaaaatgaaaggaaaaagTGGGAAAGAGACTGTACTGTACTACTGCACCCGCAAAGACCAGCTTCAACCACACcacaacttcttcttcttcttcgtcgtTTCAAAACCCTTCAAAAGCTTTATTCTTCAAACATGTGACACCACATGAAACCGcgtttttccttttcttacatATCCCGTATATATACGAGTATACGTACTGTGCTAAAAGCATGGGTTGTACGGCGTCGAAGCTGGACAACGAGGAGACCGTTCGCCGCTGCAAGGAGCGCCGCCGTCTCATGAAAGAGGCTGTGCTTGCGCGTCACCACCTCGCCGCCGCTCACTCCGACTACTGCCGTTCCCTCCGCCTCACCGGTGACGCCCTCTGCACCTTCGCTGCCGGTGAACCCCTCTCCATCTCCGATAACACCCCCGCCGTGTTCATCAACCCAATGAGCACTAAAATAACCCCAAAAccccaaccaccaccaccaccgcaaccacaaccacaaccaccaTCTCCCTCCGCCACCATAACAAGCTCCAAACTCCCTCCCAACCTCACTCCCCGTACCACCACTGCCGCCGTTACCACGGCGACCAAGCGCCGCCGCAAGCCACCGCCGAAGCTTCCACACATACTCTCAGAATCAAGCCCATGTTCAACTCCTAGAAGCCAATCATCTAATTTCCCGAACACGTTCTTCCCCACAGCTTACTCTACCTACTCAACTTCACCTTCTCAAGAATCTTCTGTTTGGAACTGGGATAACTTTTACCCTCCCCCTTCTCCTCCTGGTTCCGAATATTTCCGCTCcaaacagaatcagaatcagaatcTTGACCAGAATCGGAATATTCCCAATCACGCTTCACTAGCACTGGATTCAGAAGATTCCGACACGGAGTCGTTAGAGTCTGAATCGGAATACAACTACTTCCACTCTGAGCCGCAACAGAATCTCAACAAAACTAAAAGTGTTCGTTCTCTGCAACAGAATCAGTTGGAAACTGAGGGTTTTGATACTGAGAGATCAGAATACAGTTATTTACGAAGAAAACCCGAAACAAGACCCGAACCCGAACCTGGTTACCGTTTCCGTGAGGAGTTCACTGAGGCGGAGCGAGAGGAGGTTCAGTGCAGCGACTGGGGTGACCGTTACAGCGACGGGAGCTCTTCGGAGGAGGGAAATGATCTGCGGTCGTCGGTGAGAGCGGAGTCCGTCGCCGGCGTCGGCGGAGGTGGTGGTGCTGTCAAGACTCCGGTTCCTCCGGCGGCGGTGGCAGCGGGGAAGGTGGACGAGAAGCGCCGTGTTGGTGAGGGTGGAGACACGACGTCG includes:
- the LOC130933547 gene encoding pentatricopeptide repeat-containing protein At3g29230-like, which produces MVVGYVKVRDIVEAKRLFDEMPQRNVASWNAMIWDFVKAGDMATSRFLFDQALEKDVGDTYTYKVAASLEKALQGFEHVYGDIVSGVIDVNELGFLVKHMKGMVRKMDRYVSNITNLYSEMEVLNQ